In one window of Episyrphus balteatus chromosome 3, idEpiBalt1.1, whole genome shotgun sequence DNA:
- the LOC129915882 gene encoding THO complex subunit 1 → MSRKTSSSEQSLKGTPTDFNGLYEKFKISLMEAFESKDVKILRQTFDSYKFNNDADKKSPLDQNFRELLLFELSEDIEKVGQLITLSVDAAREEIVSVTIPVVLLGDIFDAVTLDKCEKIFNFVEDKVNVWKEDIFFTSCKNNILRMCNDLLRRLSRAQNTVFCGRILLFLAKFFPFSERSGLNIISEFNLDNVTEFGVDGKDLDEALEDTIEDVPVKIDYNLYCKFWSLQDFFRNPNQCYSKVQWKMFQTHATNVLAAFSSFKLEEPRTSPSSKEETKDMVPQDMKMEVDETVRKAENFFAKFLTNPKLLALQLSDSNFRRSVLVQFLILFQYLQLTVKFKTDSLTLTSSQSEFIKETEAKVYKLIGETPPNGKKFAKTVEHMLQREEMWNNWKNDGCKEFKKPDSNEEGYKPPSKRQKKSLGDNIKEANRQGKFFLGNDVLTKLWNVSPDNLQACKSEDRNFLPPVDTYIENPREKNDPSFEWRALRLLARQSPHFFTSVNAPSYKIADYLESVRKKIQKEKHEINKVGGQPENTTESTVEVPEQEQVALETVTEESELLKPEPMLVQDDKNTHKTITASKENIEELSPKIGTDWKKLGKKLGYTADEMLYFETENPNATDACKVMLTLWFEDDDDASLDNLAYILEGLEMHGAAEAVKTIIDPPNKMEDISD, encoded by the exons ATGAGTCGTAAAACCTCAAGCTCAGAGCAATCGCTCAAAGGAACACCAACTGATTTCAATGGACTCTATGAGAAATTTaag ATCTCCCTTATGGAAGCATTCGAATCGAAAGATGTAAAAATCCTCCGTCAAACATTCGATTCATACAAATTCAACAACGACGCTGACAAAAAGTCTCCCCTAGACCAAAATTTCCGGGAACTCCTTTTATTCGAATTGAGTGAAGATATTGAAAAGGTTGGTCAACTTATTACACTTTCAGTTGATGCAGCTAGAGAAGAAATTGTTTCAGTAACAATTCCCGTCGTTCTTTTGGGAGACATTTTCGATGCAGTCACTTTAGACAAATGTGAGAAGATATTCAATTTTGTCGAAGATAAAGTCAATGTGTGGAAGGAAGATATATTCTTTACCTCCTGCAAGAACAATATCCTTCGCATGTGCAATGATTTGCTGCGGCGTTTGTCCCGTGCTCAAAACACAGTTTTCTGCGGACGAATTCTTCTCTTCTTGGCCAAGTTCTTTCCATTTTCTGAACGTTCCGGATTGAATATTATCTCCGAATTCAATTTGGATAATGTTACTGAATTCGGTGTAGATGGGAAAGATTTGGATGAGGCATTGGAAGACACTATTGAAGATGTTCCCGTTAAAATCGATTacaatttgtattgcaaattcTGGTCGTTGCAGGATTTCTTCCGGAATCCAAATCAGTGTTATAGTAAAGTTCAATGGAAGATGTTTCAAACT CATGCAACAAATGTTTTAGCAGCTTTTTCTAGTTTTAAACTTGAAGAACCACGTACAAGTCCATCATCGAAAGAAGAAACTAAAGATATGGTTCCACAAGATATGAAAATGGAAGTTGATGAAACTGTTCGGAAGGCAGAGAATTTCTTTGCGAAATTCCTAACAAACCCGAAATTGCTGGCTTTGCAATTGTCGGATTCGAATTTTAGAAGATCTGTTTTGGTGCAGTTTCTAATTCTATTTCAATATTTGCAGCTTACGGTGAAATTTAAGAc CGATTCTCTTACTCTGACATCATCTCAATCAGAGTTCATCAAAGAAACTGAAGCAAAAGTGTATAAACTGATTGGAGAAACTCCACCAAATGGCAAGAAGTTTGCAAAAACCGTTGAGCATATGCTGCAGCGTGAAGAAATGTGGAACAATTGGAAAAACGATGGCTGCAAAGAATTCAAAAAGCCCGACTCAAATGAAGAAGGCTACAAACCGCCTTCGAAGCGGCAGAAAAAATCACTTGGTGATAATATTAAAGAAGCAAATCGTCAGGGAAAATTCTTCTTGGGAAA TGATGTTCTCACAAAACTTTGGAATGTATCACCAGATAATTTGCAAGCCTGCAAAAGTGAAGATCGTAATTTCCTTCCACCAGTGGATACATACATTGAAAATCCACGAGAGAAAAATGATCCATCATTCGAGTGGAGAGCTCTCCGTTTGCTGGCCAGACAATCACCGCATTTCTTTACATCAGTCAATGCACCTTCATACAAAATTGCCGACTACCTCGAAAGTGTACGAAAGAAGatccaaaaagaaaaacatgaaattaataAAGTTGGTGGTCAGCCAGAAAATACAACCGAAAGTACTGTAGAAGTTCCGGAACAAGAACAAGTTGCTTTAGAAACTGTAACGGAAGAATCGGAACTTTTAAAACCAGAGCCAATGTTGGTACAAGATGATAAAAATACGCACAAAACAATTACAGCGAGTAAAGAAAACATTGAAGAGCTATCACCGAAAATCGGCACCGATTGGAAGAAGCTTGGCAAAAAATTAGGCTACACAGCCGATGAGATGTTATACTTTGAAACAGAGAACCCAAATGCCACTGATGCTTGCAAAGTAATGCTTACACTTTGGTttgaggatgatgatgatgcgagTTTGGATAATTTGGCGTATATTTTAGAAGGCTTGGAAATGCATGGAGCTGCTGAAGCTGTAAAAACTATTATTGATCCACCTAATAAAATGGAAGATATAtcggattaa
- the LOC129915322 gene encoding zinc finger C2HC domain-containing protein 1C isoform X2: MASQGTTSTSRLSQIQMRFQQKQLQVREQRKIEMTAPKTITSDIIESEPTLALNNVKSNTTKNLNSTIGNGKVRQMFNERRRGAGIDRSNPLKPITSRSSSSSSTVTTTSISSKTNVVRKLDQTTTRRLTAIRNNSNGNDSVDYMGNDNALETYRVNEDDLNSETFPEQQLDNFDIVLPSKLEALMLDSFGEDTNNNHQMPEIKTRLNSSIKLNPVLTKKSPPVAVSKTPAKPTRSTLNATSKSSLNLNSTQKLASTTPKASTVKSSTKMAKPLASPKVISLRVPRAKTPPTQPPGTAACKLCNRFFNEDRLAKHQEVCEKMAMKKRKIFDASKHRVKGTEAEKYLKKPLRGAKTVAKNSSTTSTTANSTDASTKKSNWRKKHEEFIAAIRAAKEVQAHLAKGGKLSDLPPPPPSENPDYIACPHCSRRFNEAAANRHIPKCANMLHNKPKPAAKRR, translated from the exons ATGCGTTTTCAGCAAAAACAACTACAAGTTCGAGAACAACGAAAAATCGAGATGACTGCCCCAAAGACTATTACTTCGGATATAATCGAAAGTGAACCAACATTGGCACTCAATAATGTTAAAtcaaatacaacaaagaatctcaATTCAACTATTGGCAATGGCAAAGTACGTCAAATGTTTAATGAACGTCGAAGAGGTGCCGGAATCGATCGAAGCAATCCACTCAAACCCATTACATCAAGATCCTCCTCATCATCGAGCACTGTTACAACAACATCAATTTCATCTAAGACAAATGTTGTCCGCAAATTGGATCAAACTACAACAAGAAGACTTACAGCTATAAGGAACAACTCGAATGGTAATGATTCTGTTGATTATATGGGTAATGATAATGCCCTTGAAACATATCGAGTAAATGAAGATGATTTGAATAGTGAAACATTTCCTG AACAACAACTTGACAATTTTGATATAGTATTACCGTCAAAACTTGAAGCTCTGATGCTTGATAGCTTTGGTGAAGACACTAATAACAATCATCAAATGCCAGAGATTAAAACAAGGCTAAATTCAAGCATCAAATTGAACCCTGTTTTGACTAAAAAATCACCCCCAGTTGCAGTTTCGAAAACACCCGCAAAACCAACTCGATCGACTTTGAATGCTACAAGTAAGAGCAGCTTGAATTTGAACTCTACTCAAAAACTTGCTTCGACGACACCTAAG gCTTCAACTGTCAAAAGCTCAACTAAAATGGCTAAACCTTTGGCAAGTCCAAAAGTG ATTTCTTTGAGAGTACCAAGGGCAAAAACACCCCCAACACAGCCTCCAGGAACTGCTGCGTGTAAATTATGCAACCGTTTCTTCAACGAAGATCGTTTGGCAAAGCACCAAGAAGTTTGTGAAAAGATGGCAATGAAAAAACGTAAGATCTTCGATGCATCAAAACATCGTGTAAAGGGTACCGAAGCCGAGAAATACTTAAAGAAGCCTCTGCGAGGTGCAAAGACCGTTGCAAAGAACTCTTCAACCACATCGACGACTGCAAATTCAACAGATGCTTCAACAAAGAAGAGTAATTGGCGCAAGAAACACGAAGAATTCATAGCTGCTATCCGAGCTGCAAAGGAAGTTCAAGCACATTTGGCTAAAGGGGGTAAGCTTTCTGATTTGCCACCACCTCCACCATCAGAGAATCCCGACTACATAGCTTGCCCACATTGTTCGAGGAGATTTAATGAAGCTGCAGCAAATCGTCACATACCAAAATGTGCCAATATGCTTCATAATAAACCTAAGCCTGCTGCCAAGCGAAGATAA
- the LOC129914219 gene encoding integrator complex subunit 15 — translation MNQADFKNNLRKLEFPLCAIEALPKIENIVDNMSRSKQNFAMNLISEFIFLEKFKDTDFRKNANAVPFLTSQMTSVQEFQLILVLIEFFSRPGPDATRNAVFLSLFGGNLTPNRSSVLCKLISTSVSGSVSAVLCAAGTWMQQLGCTSAPSLEIAQSLVKDFVTFAKKTSEQLKQLPMVAPRFAANIMTAVADLYMNEQRGALVSPPDMLLDVFTEWVTDNPSLCLASQQPLALPTGAIAMPVITPIAGLIKWTVLAPILNNKPTYSDLHLAVLQTLLQIVPSGQPTALNAQHLLLIVSPLKAYAQKLQSENVKPEDDGNLQKSLERFSQSIQVALTAKCVYGSIPQLLCNLETLPQNSLMEIVIKVNKNSA, via the exons ATGAATCAAGctgattttaaaaacaatctaaGAAAATTAGAGTTTCCCCTATGTGCCATTGAAGCTCTACCAAAAATAg AAAACATTGTTGACAACATGAGTCGAAGTAAACAAAACTTTGCAATGAATCTCATctctgaatttatatttttggaaaaattcaaagacaCCGACTTTCGAAAGAATGCTAACGCAGTTCCCTTTCTAACTTCCCAAATGACATCTGTCCAAGAATTCCAATTGATTCTTGTACTTATTGAATTCTTTTCTAGACCTGGTCCAGATGCCACAAGAAATGCTGTCTTTCTTTCCCTTTTCGGTGGCAATTTGACCCCAAATCGATCGAGTGTTCTATGCAAACTCATTAGCACTTCTGTTTCGGGTTCAGTTTCTGCTGTTTTATGCGCGGCTGGCACATGGATGCAACAACTTGGTTGCACATCTGCGCCAAGTCTAGAAATAGCTCAAAGTCTGGTAAAAGACTTTGTTACTTTTGCCAAGAAAACCTCTGAGCAACTTAAACAGTTGCCAATGGTTGCACCTAGATTTGCAGCCAACATTATGACTGCCGTGGCTGATTTGTATATGAATGAGCAGCGGGGTGCTCTTGTCAGTCCACCAGATATGCTTTTAGATGTATTCACTGAATGGGTCACTGACAATCCAAGTCTGTGTCTAGCTTCACAGCAACCACTTGCATTGCCAACGGGAGCGATAGCAATGCCAGTTATTACTCCAATTGCTGGACTCATCAAATGGACTGTATTGGCACCGATATTGAATAATAAACCAACATATAGTGATTTGCATTTGGCTGTGTTGCAGACTTTGCTGCAAATTGTTCCATCTGGACAACCGACAGCTCTGAATGCTCAACATCTTCTACTGATCGTTAGTCCTTTAAAAGCTTACGCTCAGAAGTTGCAAAGTGAAAATGTTAAACCTGAAGATGATGGAAATCTTCAGAAAAGTCTTGAACGTTTTTCTCAGTCGATACAAGTTGCATTGACAGCGAAATGTGTGTATGGGAGTATACCGCAATTACTTTGCAATTTGGAAACTTTGCCGCAGAATAGTCTTATGGAAATTGttataaaagttaataaaaactcAGCTTGA